One uncultured Caproiciproducens sp. DNA segment encodes these proteins:
- a CDS encoding CBS domain-containing protein produces MKVKDIMSKEIASLNSDDSIESAAQLMKRYDVGSIPVCSQEKVIGIVTDRDIALRSMAEGQNAKQQKVGDIMSSNPIVGSPDMDVHDAAKIMSEKQIRRLPIVDHNNLVGIVALGDISMEPTLQDNAEEALKNISQPSCNHL; encoded by the coding sequence TTGAAAGTAAAAGATATAATGTCAAAAGAAATTGCCAGTTTAAACTCGGATGATTCCATTGAAAGCGCTGCGCAACTGATGAAGCGGTACGATGTAGGTTCAATTCCTGTGTGCAGTCAGGAAAAAGTTATCGGTATCGTTACAGACAGGGATATCGCATTGAGATCCATGGCGGAAGGTCAGAATGCGAAACAACAAAAAGTCGGGGATATCATGAGTTCAAATCCGATTGTTGGAAGTCCTGATATGGATGTTCATGATGCCGCTAAGATAATGAGTGAAAAACAAATACGCAGACTTCCTATTGTTGATCATAATAATCTTGTAGGTATCGTTGCATTGGGAGACATTTCTATGGAACCTACTCTTCAAGATAATGCAGAGGAAGCTCTCAAAAATATTTCACAGCCCAGTTGCAATCATCTGTAA